The proteins below are encoded in one region of Helianthus annuus cultivar XRQ/B chromosome 2, HanXRQr2.0-SUNRISE, whole genome shotgun sequence:
- the LOC110886679 gene encoding pelargonidin 3-O-(6-caffeoylglucoside) 5-O-(6-O-malonylglucoside) 4'''-malonyltransferase, whose amino-acid sequence MNAQKQPSKFIKPSVPTPSNLKHYKIGFIDELAPFMDVAIVLFFTKNTNHNSKFGDQLEKSLEKTLTRLYPLAGRFVEESQTIDCNDEGVEFIQAKVNIKLEDILGLEVNARSIKELLPLKTIPHDNVLTIQLTTFECGGVALGVSATHKVVDTSTLCTFVNEWAAMNREENDIKFTTPGFISSSLFPARGVRPILIPFITDEDLLSKYTWKKLSFSESDISNMKAKAITNARISKVQLVFATIWKALIGVDRVTHGYLRESMLSQAINLREKMASPIPSYSCGNLWGLCSTTVKTNEELENLLNYSVKKTIDEYSKVHHDSEQGQMIVLNSILNVTNTPLSTNMIISTSWCKFPFYEADFGFGKPIWAVPWTTPMKNAMLLIDNANGNGVDAYIFLEVKDVPYFKEGLDVNVFNA is encoded by the coding sequence ATGAATGCTCAAAAACAACCAAGCAAATTCATAAAACCATCGGTTCCAACCCCTTCAAACCTTAAACACTACAAGATAGGCTTCATCGATGAACTTGCTCCGTTCATGGATGTGGCGATCGTTCTTTTTTTCACCAAAAATACCAATCACAACTCAAAGTTTGGTGATCAACTAGAAAAATCCCTAGAAAAAACCTTGACACGATTATACCCTCTTGCCGGCAGATTTGTTGAAGAAAGTCAAACCATTGACTGTAACGACGAAGGTGTTGAGTTCATACAAGCCAAAGTTAACATCAAACTTGAAGACATTCTTGGGCTTGAGGTAAATGCTAGGTCGATTAAAGAACTTCTTCCATTGAAAACAATACCTCATGACAATGTTCTTACAATTCAATTAACCACCTTTGAGTGTGGAGGTGTGGCACTTGGTGTAAGTGCTACACATAAGGTTGTTGATACATCGACGCTATGCACATTTGTAAATGAATGGGCTGCTATGAACCGCGAAGAAAATGATATCAAATTCACAACGCCAGGTTTCATTTCATCCTCCTTGTTTCCTGCCCGTGGTGTTCGTCCCATTTTAATACCATTTATTACCGACGAAGACTTGTTAAGCAAATATACATGGAAGAAACTTTCATTCAGTGAGAGTGATATATCCAACATGAAAGCAAAGGCTATCACAAATGCACGAATATCGAAGGTACAATTGGTATTTGCGACCATATGGAAAGCTCTCATTGGTGTTGATCGCGTGACACATGGTTATCTAAGAGAGTCTATGCTCTCCCAGGCGATAAATCTAAGGGAAAAAATGGCTTCTCCAATACCCAGTTATTCTTGTGGGAATCTTTGGGGACTTTGTTCCACGACTGTTAAAACAAACGAAGAATTGGAAAATCTTTTAAATTACTCTGTGAAGAAAACTATAGACGAATACTCAAAGGTACACCATGATAGCGAACAAGGGCAAATGATTGTTTTGAATTCTATTTTAAATGTAACCAACACTCCTTTGTCAACAAACATGATTATCTCAACTAGCTGGTGTAAGTTCCCTTTTTATGAAGCTGACTTTGGTTTCGGAAAGCCCATTTGGGCGGTTCCTTGGACGACGCCTATGAAAAATGCAATGCTTTTGATCGACAATGCGAATGGTAATGGAGTGGATGCATACATCTTTCTAGAAGTTAAAGACGTCCCTTATTTCAAAGAAGGTCTAGATGTCAATGTTTTTAATGCTTAG
- the LOC110886686 gene encoding protein TIFY 10A-like → MGKLNTSTLNPDLQGHDPLQPSSSSPNQNPHFSFRSKYLQTCNRLSLFLKEKGKIRDLNFGINAKLTLQSATVDLLSSIGEKVEEKPVDVVIPQYVILDSSSCEVEDKVEAKTDTAQMTLFYQGQVLVLHDVPADRARDLMLMAKNGVETSKPKPPPPFVDVSRSKEPIKKDVQQAKDSDFPIARRASLHKFLAKRKNRGAVPVSVRFILWEQRT, encoded by the exons ATGGGTAAATTG aacacatcAACTTTAAACCCAGATCTTCAAGGACATGACCCccttcaaccatcatcatcatcccctaACCAAAACCCACATTTCAGTTTCAGATCCAAGTATCTCCAGACTTGCAATCGGCTGAGCTTGTTTCTCAAAGAAAAAGGCAAAATTCGAGATCTCAATTTCGGAATCAATGCAAAATTGACGCTACAG TCTGCGACTGTTGATTTGTTAAGCTCTATAGGTGAAAAAGTGGAGGAGAAACCAGTAGATGTTGTTATTCCTCAATATGTTATCTTAGATTCCTCCTCCTGTGAAGTAGAAGACAAAGTTGAAGCTAAAACTGATACTGCACAGATGACTTTATTTTACCAAGGCCAGGTGTTAGTTTTGCATGATGTTCCGGCAGATAGAGCGAGAGATCTGATGCTAATGGCGAAGAACGGAGTTGAAACATCAAAACCTAAACCTCCTCCTCCTTTTGTTGATGTTTCTAGATCAAAAGAACCGATTAAAAAAGATGTTCAGCAGGCGAAGGATTCAGATTTTCCGATAGCGAGAAGAGCGTCGTTGCATAAGTTTCTGGCCAAGAGAAAAAACAGGGGCGCCGTACCAGTCTCCGTGCGGTTCATCCTCTGGGAACAAAGAACATAG